The following coding sequences are from one Xiphophorus couchianus chromosome 22, X_couchianus-1.0, whole genome shotgun sequence window:
- the ppm1ba gene encoding protein phosphatase 1B isoform X1, with protein MGAFLDKPKTEKHNSHGEGNGLRYGLSSMQGWRVEMEDAHTAVLGLQAPGMTDWSFFAVYDGHAGSRVATYCSKHLLEHIITASVGTGGKQGSQVGPDGCSSDSQALSPPAVGAVKAGIRTGFLRIDEHMRSFSDLRNGMDRSGSTAVGILLSPEHFFFINCGDSRAVLYRNSQVCFSTLDHKPCNPRERERIQNAGGSVMIQRVNGSLAVSRALGDYDYKCVDGKGPTEQLVSPEPEVYVMVRAPEQDQFIILACDGIWDVMSNEELCEFVKSRLEVCDDLERVCNEVVDTCLHKGSRDNMSIVLVCLPNAPKVSEEAVRREAEVNKYLEARVEEMLSRPREDAFPDLVTVMRNLASDSGMPPLPPGGGLASKRSVIEAVYNRLNPYKEEDGSGADLECHW; from the exons ATGGGAGCGTTTCTGGACAAACCCAAAACGGAGAAGCACAACTCTCATGGCGAGGGGAACGGACTGCGCTACGGGTTGAGCTCCATGCAGGGCTGGCGGGTGGAGATGGAGGATGCTCACACGGCTGTGCTGGGACTTCAGGCTCCCGGCATGACCGATTGGTCTTTCTTCGCCGTGTACGACGGCCACGCTGGATCCAGGGTCGCCACCTACTGCTCGAAGCACCTTCTCGAACACATAATCACTGCGAGCGTAGGCACTGGCGGCAAACAAGGCTCGCAAGTCGGACCAGACGGTTGCAGCTCTGACTCTCAAGCTCTTTCTCCTCCCGCTGTGGGGGCCGTGAAAGCTGGCATCCGCACGGGCTTCCTGAGGATCGACGAGCACATGCGCAGCTTCTCCGACCTCCGGAACGGCATGGACCGCAGTGGCTCAACGGCGGTGGGGATTCTCCTGTCGCCAGAgcactttttctttattaactGCGGGGATTCCCGAGCCGTTCTGTACCGCAACTCGCAGGTGTGCTTCTCTACGCTCGACCACAAGCCTTGCAACCCCCGCGAGAGGGAGCGCATCCAGAACGCGGGAGGCTCGGTAATGATCCAGAGAGTTAACGGGTCCTTGGCGGTCTCGAGAGCTTTGGGGGACTATGATTACAAGTGTGTGGATGGCAAGGGCCCCACGGAGCAGCTGGTTAGCCCTGAACCGGAAGTGTACGTGATGGTTCGGGCGCCGGAACAAGATCAGTTCATTATTCTGGCTTGTGATGGCATCTGGGATGTCATGTCCAATGAGGAATTGTGTGAATTTGTGAAATCTAGACTAGAGGTGTGTGATGACCTGGAGAGGGTCTGTAACGAAGTGGTGGATACCTGCCTGCACAAG GGAAGTCGAGATAACATGAGTATTGTTTTAGTCTGTTTGCCCAATGCTCCCAAAGTATCCGAGGAAGCTGTGAGGAGAGAAGCTGAGGTCAACAAATATCTGGAGGCTCGAGTGGAAG AAATGCTGTCTCGGCCCCGAGAAGACGCTTTTCCGGATCTGGTGACGGTGATGAGGAACCTGGCCTCCGACAGCGGGATGCCCCCTCTACCACCAGGGGGCGGACTCGCTAGCAA
- the ppm1ba gene encoding protein phosphatase 1B isoform X2, with product MGAFLDKPKTEKHNSHGEGNGLRYGLSSMQGWRVEMEDAHTAVLGLQAPGMTDWSFFAVYDGHAGSRVATYCSKHLLEHIITASVGTGGKQGSQVGPDGCSSDSQALSPPAVGAVKAGIRTGFLRIDEHMRSFSDLRNGMDRSGSTAVGILLSPEHFFFINCGDSRAVLYRNSQVCFSTLDHKPCNPRERERIQNAGGSVMIQRVNGSLAVSRALGDYDYKCVDGKGPTEQLVSPEPEVYVMVRAPEQDQFIILACDGIWDVMSNEELCEFVKSRLEVCDDLERVCNEVVDTCLHKGSRDNMSIVLVCLPNAPKVSEEAVRREAEVNKYLEARVEEMLSRPREDAFPDLVTVMRNLASDSGMPPLPPGGGLASKRSVIEAVYNRLNPYKEEDGPSCFI from the exons ATGGGAGCGTTTCTGGACAAACCCAAAACGGAGAAGCACAACTCTCATGGCGAGGGGAACGGACTGCGCTACGGGTTGAGCTCCATGCAGGGCTGGCGGGTGGAGATGGAGGATGCTCACACGGCTGTGCTGGGACTTCAGGCTCCCGGCATGACCGATTGGTCTTTCTTCGCCGTGTACGACGGCCACGCTGGATCCAGGGTCGCCACCTACTGCTCGAAGCACCTTCTCGAACACATAATCACTGCGAGCGTAGGCACTGGCGGCAAACAAGGCTCGCAAGTCGGACCAGACGGTTGCAGCTCTGACTCTCAAGCTCTTTCTCCTCCCGCTGTGGGGGCCGTGAAAGCTGGCATCCGCACGGGCTTCCTGAGGATCGACGAGCACATGCGCAGCTTCTCCGACCTCCGGAACGGCATGGACCGCAGTGGCTCAACGGCGGTGGGGATTCTCCTGTCGCCAGAgcactttttctttattaactGCGGGGATTCCCGAGCCGTTCTGTACCGCAACTCGCAGGTGTGCTTCTCTACGCTCGACCACAAGCCTTGCAACCCCCGCGAGAGGGAGCGCATCCAGAACGCGGGAGGCTCGGTAATGATCCAGAGAGTTAACGGGTCCTTGGCGGTCTCGAGAGCTTTGGGGGACTATGATTACAAGTGTGTGGATGGCAAGGGCCCCACGGAGCAGCTGGTTAGCCCTGAACCGGAAGTGTACGTGATGGTTCGGGCGCCGGAACAAGATCAGTTCATTATTCTGGCTTGTGATGGCATCTGGGATGTCATGTCCAATGAGGAATTGTGTGAATTTGTGAAATCTAGACTAGAGGTGTGTGATGACCTGGAGAGGGTCTGTAACGAAGTGGTGGATACCTGCCTGCACAAG GGAAGTCGAGATAACATGAGTATTGTTTTAGTCTGTTTGCCCAATGCTCCCAAAGTATCCGAGGAAGCTGTGAGGAGAGAAGCTGAGGTCAACAAATATCTGGAGGCTCGAGTGGAAG AAATGCTGTCTCGGCCCCGAGAAGACGCTTTTCCGGATCTGGTGACGGTGATGAGGAACCTGGCCTCCGACAGCGGGATGCCCCCTCTACCACCAGGGGGCGGACTCGCTAGCAA